CTGCTAACTTATGGCGAAACGATAGGTAATTATACACTTACCGTGGAAAATAACGACAATGTTTAAATCAATTGTTCTGTACTAGTTATTATTCTCTCACTTGTTAGTTATTTACATGATTCTTGATATATATGCAGTTGATTATACAATATGAAATATGCACTTTCTAGAATTTACTGGCAGGCAGTACTCTTTTAGATTTTCTTAGttctttgaagaaggaGGAATGTCGCATTTCAATCTGCTCCCATTTACTAACGTTGCCTCTTGGTTTCAATAAGTAGTCTTTCATGAAATACTTGTAATTCGATATGAAATCACGTATCTGATCTTCTAGTGTCTTCAGATCGTCAATAGCGTCAAAATAAATATCCAAATGCCTCATTACACTGTTATATGTATCACTTTTCAAGTACAACTTGGGTTGAAATTTataagtatttttttccttcatttCCAATGTTTGCCAAGATTTGTCAGTTGAGTGCGTAGTGTCCTCGGATAGTTTCGTTAATAGTCTAAACTTATGAATCAAGTCGTATCCATGAATTAGTGTATCATCAACAATTTTCATACCATATGAGAGGGTCCTTGAATCCTTAAATAATGCGTTTACAGCGCTATTCCACGAAATGTTATCTAAAACAAAACCCTTCTCCCTTAACGTTTTCCACAGCAGGGGCAGttcattgattttgttCATTGCGACTAATTGATTTACTTTGTAAGGGAGCAGTCCACTGAATAGGCTTCTAAACTTAATATTCGGCGTTGTAGATGATGGCAGGTTTTCAATGTTTTCAATACGATCCATATATTTAGTGAATAGTGTCTCAAAATCTTTCCATTGTTCAATTTGAGCTAATAGTACCAATAATGATCTCATCATTACAAACTTATTATTAGTTGATACCCATTCGTgcttcttgaagaaaagctGATTGTACTGATTGTATAATTCTAAAGCACGTTGAGGACTATCATGCTTAACAATCATTCTCATAGGCCATGTCATCACCGAGGGATGTAGTTTGTTATACGTAACGTCAAGAGTTCCATTGGCGGCGTTTTTCATAATATCTTCTACCATATTTATcgtttctttgatttcttcgTTATTTTGTAGGCTTTTTTTGGTAACAGCCTTCAATATGAAGTATAATATTTTGGAGTTTGCTGGAACCTTGTTTTGTGACATTATTTTGTACAGATTAATTACACCATCACGataactttttttgtcatATGCCTCCAttaaaacttcaaaatgTGTAGCGTCCACTTTAATCACAGGATGCTTAACCAATTCATCTATAATATTCAATGCCGTTTCGTAATCTCGATTTAGTATAactaaaaatttcatcatcatcttaTAAAATTCACTGTCAACAGCCAGATTTAAATCTGTGATCTTATGGAAGATCTCTTCACACTTATTAACGTTCCGTAATTCAATATACGCTTTGATCGCTTTGTTGTATACAGAAATTAAACCGTCTCTCCGAGACAAATTCTTCAcatatctttcaaataGCGCTATGGCCTCTGTTTCCTTCTTACTTTCAATGTATACATCCATCAATGCCGCGACACTTTTTCCAGTGTGCTGAATGCTATAATGATCAGTCATAAGATTGAATAGCTCTTGAGCAATCATATAATTTGTAGATTTGGAGCACATTTGTATCAGTAAGGAAAAATGGCCTTCCGTAATTTCCACGTTGGGATCCTCACttagttttttcaatattctaAACGCACCATCTAGGTCATTTAGACCACGATAAACTTTTAGCATTATGGTATGAGTGGCTGTTGAAGGCGCTATGTcgtattttttgaatagcTCAAAGTGAGTAAAGCAGGCTGAAAAATCCCCAACTTTATAATGCGCGTATAATAAAGATTGTAAAACGACGTACGTCGGTATCATGCCTCTCCTCAATAGTTGAGTATAGAGTTTATTGACACTGTCTAGCTCACCAATTCTAGCCATAGTATACATCAAAATACCGTAATGTTGTATGGAAGGTAGCTTACCAATACCAAAAAGAGCATTGAACTGTTGTTGTAGAGCATTCCAATCATGCAGCTTAGAATGGGCCACTAAAAGATAATCAAACTGATCTTGGTCATGCTGAGCATCTGGATACTTCCAATATGTTTGTGGAACTAAAGAGAATTTTTGCATGTGACAATATGTCTTCAAAATACACGTCAGgtcagaacttattattgGTAAGTTATGTTCACATTTGTAGCTCCAAATTGTTTTCgccaaagaaaatcttcTAATATAAGTTAATAAGAACATCAAAGTAGTTGCAAATTGAGACGCTATTGCCGGCCCCTGAGTGAGCTGAACAGCCTTCAGATAATATAGGAAATCGTGGTGAATATTGGACTGTCTCATGAAAGATAGAAAGTTTCTCAATATTATTCTATTTTCCTTATAGTTAGTAAATTCACAATGACCATTAACTAACCTCATCCACTTGACCCATTTATACACTGCTTCTCCGTGCATATTCATCGTAACCATTTTCGAGAAAATAGAATTAATCAGGTCTACAACCATTGTCTTTTGTGTTAACAAAAACTGGAATATTATATCTGACATTGCTTGATCTAATTGGATACCTCTTTGTAAAATCAGCAACGAGAGgagaaactttttcaattcaggTAATGAGGCATCCTGCTTTAGCACCCTTTGTGAACCGATAGAGGTATAAAGAAAGTTCTGTGCAATTTTTATAACATTTCCATAGGCTTGATGCCGATAAAGATAGTTTATAAGATACTGTCGTTCAAATGATTTGGTAGCAGAGTTGCTTGCTATTGATGTTTCTGTCTTCTTCGTTACCGAAGTGCCAATCGACTTCAGGGGAACGTTTCGGCGCGCCATAAAGAATGACATCAAACTACTCTCATCCTGTGAGCATAAAGGTGAGGTCGATTTATCTCGAAGCAACTTTTTTATATGATTGGGTACGCCAGTACTCCATATGCCCTTCTTATAATTGTAAGTTCTTAATACGGCCGGAGCACACCTTTTCATAATGGCCAAAAAGCGTCGTCTAGTATACTCTATACTCTCAGACACTTATATCCGAAACTTTCTGTACCGTCGTGGCCTCCTCCCTATATCAAGACTGTTTTCGTTGGTCTAGTAATTTTACCTTAACTTACGCTAcaacttttttgtttctctaTTGGCCCGAAACGttactttttcatcaaacaatgaaaaatttcaaaatggaACCTCATCGCAATAGTATTAGAAATGCTTATCCGCGATTATTACAGCAAGGTAATCAATAATCAACTAAGCAAAATCAGTATGGGTACAGCAAAGCAAAGTCAAAATAGAAAGAAGTTTACTAGGGAGTATAAGGTTAAAGAGATTCAGAGGAGTATTACGAAGAAGACCAGGCTAAGGAAGGAATATCTCAAAGCTCTAAAGGATGAAGGGTACACAGTACCAGAAAGGGAGACCAGAACTGGGGCAAAAGAATCTGTCAGAAAGATGAAGGAAGCTAGGGCAATAgagggaaagaaaaaaattgacgagaagaaggagattaagaaacaaagaaaaaaaatgctaagGGATGAAATATACAAGCAAAGAAGTGAACAATTGGAGAAAATTAGAGTGtcgaaagagaaatttcaaatgaGGGAAgagaggaaaaagaaattgaccCAAAGAACACGGACGGGCCAACCTTTGATGGGTCCAAAGATAGAGGACCTTCTGGATAAAATCAAGACTGATGATACTTATACTTCCTGAATGATATTTACTGTTGTTGTCATTTGTGTATTTACAGAaagatattattatttaaagTTACTTAATTAGTGTGTATATTAGTTTTATTTCcgtctttcttttatttctttctttttgggtTTGTTATTTACAagattcttttatttataaGGAAcatgattattttttggcttgtttcttttgaaactcAGATACCAATCCCTTTTGAACATGAGGTGCTGTTGGAGCGTAGTGGCTAAACTCTAACGAGAATTCACCTTTACCTTGAGTGGAGGCTCTCAGAGAGGTAGCGAAACCAAACATCGTGCTCAAAGCACATTCCGCTTTTAGTGTGAATTCGTCATGTCCATTTTCGGTATCCTGTATTACAGCTTGTAATTTATTCAATAATCCAATAATGTTACCTTGAAACTCATTTGGTGATGTCACTGAAACATTCATGATGGGCTCCATGATCACTGGCTGCGCTCTCAAGAAAGCGTCACGGAACGCAGCCATTGTAGCTGTTTTGAACGATAATTCATTTGAATCAACTGCATGGATAGCACCATCGTTGATTAGCATCTTAACGTTCAAAACACGATGACCAATCAAAGGTCCCTTTTCACATACCTCTTCGAAACCCTTACCACATGCAGCTAAATACTTGTCTGGTATACGTCCACCAACAATAGCAGTTTCAAATATGTTGCCCTTAGTAATATCTCCCACAGGGGATAAGGTACCGATCACTCTACCGTATTGACCAGCACCACCGGACTGTTTCTTGTGTGTATAATCAAAATCTGCCGGTATTGTGATGGATTCTCTATAGGAAACTTGTGGCTTACCTGTGATACAGTCTACGTTATACTCACGTCTCATTCTTTCGACGTAAATTTCCAAATGTAATTCACCCATCCCAGAAATGATTGTTTCTTTAGATTCAGGATCGAACTTTACTCTGAATGTAGGGTCTTCCTTTTGGAATCTGTTCAAAGCctttgagaaatttgaTGCGTCCTTTGAATTTGGCGTAATCGACAAAGAGACAACGGCATCTGGAACATACATGGATGACATAGAGTATTGAACACTACCATCCGTGAATGTGTCACCAGAAGCACAATCAATACCAAAAGTAGCACAGATTTCACCCGAACCAACTTCATCTACATCTTCCATCTCATTGGAATGCATTTTCACCAATCTTGCTACTTTCACTTTCTTACCAGTCTTTACATTAGAAATGTAACTACCCTTTCTTAAACGCCCCTGATAAACGCGAACATAAGTCAGTTGACCATACTTGCCTTCTTCCAATTTGAATGCCAAGCCAACAAATGGCTGCTGCACCGCAGGAACCAAGTTAACCTTGGCTTCGTCGTTACTTACATCTAGTGCTGTGTTCAATACTTCAGATGGATTGGGTAAATAGTCTACAATAGCGTCCAAAACTGGCTGAATACCAGTATTTGCCAACGCAGATCCCATCAAAACCGGTGTAAATGACCTGGCAATCGTGGCCCTACGAATAGCATCCTTAATTTGTTGCGGAGTAGGCTGCTTCTCTTCCAAAAACATTTCTGccatttcatcatctaCATCAGCTAAAGTTTCAACCAAAAGTTGCCTCTTCTCCTCCATCAATGGTTTTAACTCTTCAGGAACAGGTCCCTTTTCTATGATCTCACCATTATCACCCTTGTTGTAAAGAGCAACTTTGTTGATCAAATCCACGACACCACACAAACTCGATTCCGATCCGATAGGAATCTGTACAGCAGCGGCGGGAATTTTTAGCTTCGAATTAAGTTGTTCAATGGCACGGAAAGGATCTGAACCCATACGATCCATTTTATTAATAAAAGTCACTCTAGGAACATTGTATCTACGCATTTGACGATCCACAGTCACAGTCTGGGACTGAACACCTGAAACAGCACAAACAACCAGAACAGCACCATCCAATACTCTAAGGGCACGCTCCACTTCGATAGTAAAATCAATATGGCCGGGAGTATCGATCAAGTTataatgataatttttACCCTCTTTATCCCAGGAGCAGTAAGTGGCGGCAGACTGAATAGTAATACCTTTTTCTCTCTCAAGGTCCATGGAATCCATCTTAGCTCCAACATTATCTCTACCACGAACCTCGTGAATGGCTTTGATTCTTTTAGTATAATATAACACACGTTCAGTAAACGTGGTTTTACCAGAATCGATATGAGCTGATATACCGATGTTGCGCAGTTTATTACATCGTTCAATATCAGCAGGTGTTAGTTGTTGTTTTATTTCGTCCACCAAaaccttttcttcctcGTATGTAGAACGAGCCAATGAACTTCCATGGAAGGGCCTTCTCGATAGACCTAAACAAAGCTTTGAACAGGTAACAAAGGGGATAGAACCTCGAATCATTCTTCGAGGTATCCACATAATCGGTTGGACACTCATATTGGCGTTATTTTGGTATGCTCCCTAACCTTTCTGAATCAATCTCCTTTACTGGatcttaattttttttcttagaTATTTCAGTCTTGGAAATTTCGGTCACTTGAGAAATCCCCCCACAGTAAATGAAATATAAGATCGTTAAAGTCGAATTATAAATAAAGATGAGAGAGATCAGATGTATTTATTACGTACTTTAGTTCAAAATTTCCGCTTTTTCCCTTCCATTATGGCCGCTCAATGATAATCTTAGTATTGCCCAATGACTAATCTCT
The nucleotide sequence above comes from Saccharomyces mikatae IFO 1815 strain IFO1815 genome assembly, chromosome: 12. Encoded proteins:
- the PET309 gene encoding Pet309p (similar to Saccharomyces cerevisiae PET309 (YLR067C); ancestral locus Anc_8.20), whose translation is MKRCAPAVLRTYNYKKGIWSTGVPNHIKKLLRDKSTSPLCSQDESSLMSFFMARRNVPLKSIGTSVTKKTETSIASNSATKSFERQYLINYLYRHQAYGNVIKIAQNFLYTSIGSQRVLKQDASLPELKKFLLSLLILQRGIQLDQAMSDIIFQFLLTQKTMVVDLINSIFSKMVTMNMHGEAVYKWVKWMRLVNGHCEFTNYKENRIILRNFLSFMRQSNIHHDFLYYLKAVQLTQGPAIASQFATTLMFLLTYIRRFSLAKTIWSYKCEHNLPIISSDLTCILKTYCHMQKFSLVPQTYWKYPDAQHDQDQFDYLLVAHSKLHDWNALQQQFNALFGIGKLPSIQHYGILMYTMARIGELDSVNKLYTQLLRRGMIPTYVVLQSLLYAHYKVGDFSACFTHFELFKKYDIAPSTATHTIMLKVYRGLNDLDGAFRILKKLSEDPNVEITEGHFSLLIQMCSKSTNYMIAQELFNLMTDHYSIQHTGKSVAALMDVYIESKKETEAIALFERYVKNLSRRDGLISVYNKAIKAYIELRNVNKCEEIFHKITDLNLAVDSEFYKMMMKFLVILNRDYETALNIIDELVKHPVIKVDATHFEVLMEAYDKKSYRDGVINLYKIMSQNKVPANSKILYFILKAVTKKSLQNNEEIKETINMVEDIMKNAANGTLDVTYNKLHPSVMTWPMRMIVKHDSPQRALELYNQYNQLFFKKHEWVSTNNKFVMMRSLLVLLAQIEQWKDFETLFTKYMDRIENIENLPSSTTPNIKFRSLFSGLLPYKVNQLVAMNKINELPLLWKTLREKGFVLDNISWNSAVNALFKDSRTLSYGMKIVDDTLIHGYDLIHKFRLLTKLSEDTTHSTDKSWQTLEMKEKNTYKFQPKLYLKSDTYNSVMRHLDIYFDAIDDLKTLEDQIRDFISNYKYFMKDYLLKPRGNVSKWEQIEMRHSSFFKELRKSKRVLPASKF
- the FYV7 gene encoding Fyv7p (similar to Saccharomyces cerevisiae FYV7 (YLR068W); ancestral locus Anc_8.19); the protein is MGTAKQSQNRKKFTREYKVKEIQRSITKKTRLRKEYLKALKDEGYTVPERETRTGAKESVRKMKEARAIEGKKKIDEKKEIKKQRKKMLRDEIYKQRSEQLEKIRVSKEKFQMREERKKKLTQRTRTGQPLMGPKIEDLLDKIKTDDTYTS
- the MEF1 gene encoding Mef1p (similar to Saccharomyces cerevisiae MEF1 (YLR069C); ancestral locus Anc_8.18); amino-acid sequence: MSVQPIMWIPRRMIRGSIPFVTCSKLCLGLSRRPFHGSSLARSTYEEEKVLVDEIKQQLTPADIERCNKLRNIGISAHIDSGKTTFTERVLYYTKRIKAIHEVRGRDNVGAKMDSMDLEREKGITIQSAATYCSWDKEGKNYHYNLIDTPGHIDFTIEVERALRVLDGAVLVVCAVSGVQSQTVTVDRQMRRYNVPRVTFINKMDRMGSDPFRAIEQLNSKLKIPAAAVQIPIGSESSLCGVVDLINKVALYNKGDNGEIIEKGPVPEELKPLMEEKRQLLVETLADVDDEMAEMFLEEKQPTPQQIKDAIRRATIARSFTPVLMGSALANTGIQPVLDAIVDYLPNPSEVLNTALDVSNDEAKVNLVPAVQQPFVGLAFKLEEGKYGQLTYVRVYQGRLRKGSYISNVKTGKKVKVARLVKMHSNEMEDVDEVGSGEICATFGIDCASGDTFTDGSVQYSMSSMYVPDAVVSLSITPNSKDASNFSKALNRFQKEDPTFRVKFDPESKETIISGMGELHLEIYVERMRREYNVDCITGKPQVSYRESITIPADFDYTHKKQSGGAGQYGRVIGTLSPVGDITKGNIFETAIVGGRIPDKYLAACGKGFEEVCEKGPLIGHRVLNVKMLINDGAIHAVDSNELSFKTATMAAFRDAFLRAQPVIMEPIMNVSVTSPNEFQGNIIGLLNKLQAVIQDTENGHDEFTLKAECALSTMFGFATSLRASTQGKGEFSLEFSHYAPTAPHVQKGLVSEFQKKQAKK